The following proteins are co-located in the Bacteroidales bacterium genome:
- a CDS encoding DnaJ domain-containing protein, translated as MTLADYYDILGLHAGSSVDEIKKAYRKKARLYHPDINPAPEAKDLFISVTEAYEFLIANFDKLKTDEEAYRQAMDDWRKYRQDRSRQRARVYARASYNTFTNTKFYKTTRILDGTTIIISFIIAIIVLVYSVYGYFFRLSHPIPGVKKPTVFAFLMFLTLGMIFCVVSFIYLKAYIETSKKRKKKS; from the coding sequence ATGACATTAGCTGACTACTACGATATTCTGGGTCTTCACGCCGGCTCCTCTGTTGATGAGATTAAAAAAGCATACAGAAAAAAAGCCCGGTTATATCATCCCGACATTAATCCTGCCCCGGAAGCAAAGGATCTTTTCATCAGTGTTACAGAGGCTTACGAATTCCTTATCGCAAATTTCGATAAGCTGAAAACCGATGAGGAAGCCTACAGGCAGGCTATGGATGACTGGCGGAAATACAGGCAGGACCGATCGCGGCAAAGAGCAAGGGTTTATGCAAGAGCATCTTACAACACATTCACAAATACAAAATTCTACAAAACCACACGAATACTTGACGGTACAACAATAATCATCAGTTTTATAATTGCTATAATTGTTCTGGTATATAGTGTATACGGCTATTTTTTCAGGCTAAGCCATCCTATTCCCGGTGTTAAAAAACCAACAGTATTTGCATTTCTTATGTTTCTGACTCTTGGAATGATCTTCTGTGTTGTATCGTTTATCTACCTGAAAGCCTACATTGAAACATCAAAAAAGCGTAAAAAGAAATCATAG
- a CDS encoding electron transport complex subunit E, with product MNQLQNFTKGFIRENPILVLVLGTCPTLATTSSAMNGLGMGIATTFVLIGSNVVISLLANLIPDKVRIPAFVVIIASFVTIVDLLMQAYVPGLYEKLGIFIPLIVVNCIVLGRAEAYASKNSVWSSFIDGLGMGLGFTLALGVLGSFREIVGSGAIMGYKFIQGDGILVFILAPGAFMALGYLIAIVNRIKKSK from the coding sequence ATGAATCAGCTTCAGAATTTTACAAAAGGATTTATAAGGGAGAATCCAATACTGGTACTCGTTCTTGGCACCTGCCCTACCCTTGCTACAACCTCTTCGGCGATGAACGGCCTGGGAATGGGTATTGCAACAACATTCGTTTTGATCGGATCGAATGTAGTAATATCCCTGCTTGCGAACCTTATTCCCGATAAAGTAAGAATCCCTGCCTTTGTTGTAATTATCGCATCTTTTGTAACTATTGTCGACCTTCTGATGCAGGCGTATGTACCCGGTTTGTATGAAAAACTGGGTATTTTCATTCCGCTTATTGTAGTCAACTGTATTGTTCTCGGACGTGCGGAAGCATATGCCAGCAAGAACTCTGTATGGTCCTCATTCATAGACGGATTAGGAATGGGACTCGGCTTCACACTTGCACTCGGTGTTCTGGGTTCATTCCGCGAAATTGTAGGAAGCGGTGCAATAATGGGATATAAATTTATTCAGGGAGACGGGATCCTTGTCTTTATCCTCGCTCCCGGAGCATTCATGGCACTCGGGTATCTTATCGCTATTGTTAACCGGATCAAAAAATCCAAATAA
- a CDS encoding RnfABCDGE type electron transport complex subunit G produces the protein MAKTESTFKNMVLSLTLISLTAAVCLGFVYEFTKEPIALSSLNKKLDAIKQVVPEFNNNPNDERYMLPTGEGDSLEIYPAKKDNVIVGYAVNTFTNTGFSGYIGLMAGFKPDGTIINITVLEQKETPGLGTKMAEPKFKDQFNDKNPEQFKMKVKKDGGAVDAITAATISSRAFCDAVQRGYNTLQKGGTK, from the coding sequence ATGGCTAAAACTGAATCAACATTTAAAAATATGGTTCTGTCGCTGACTCTGATATCACTTACAGCAGCGGTATGCCTGGGATTTGTTTATGAATTTACAAAAGAGCCAATTGCACTTTCCAGTCTGAATAAAAAGCTTGATGCTATCAAACAGGTTGTGCCCGAGTTTAATAATAATCCGAACGATGAGCGATACATGCTGCCAACAGGCGAAGGCGACAGTCTGGAGATCTATCCTGCAAAAAAGGATAATGTAATTGTGGGATATGCTGTTAATACTTTCACAAATACCGGTTTCAGCGGATACATAGGCCTGATGGCAGGTTTTAAGCCCGATGGAACAATAATAAACATAACGGTTCTTGAACAGAAAGAGACCCCGGGACTCGGTACAAAAATGGCAGAGCCAAAGTTTAAGGATCAATTCAATGATAAAAACCCTGAACAGTTTAAGATGAAAGTAAAGAAAGACGGAGGAGCTGTTGATGCAATTACTGCAGCCACAATAAGTTCCAGGGCATTCTGTGATGCAGTACAGCGCGGATATAATACTTTACAGAAAGGAGGTACCAAATGA
- a CDS encoding RnfABCDGE type electron transport complex subunit D yields MSNILNISPSPHVHGSETTRKLMFGVIIALIPSLITSIIYFGTGAIIVTSTAIISCMLFEYLIQRFVLKKSISITDGSAALTGLLLAFNLPSNIPVFMVVLGSLIAIGVAKMTFGGLGNNPFNPALVGRVFMLISFPVQMTSWPVPSGFNTGYLDAVTGATPLALIKEGVKNGEPLSELMKKVPDTIDLLIGKMGGSMGEVAAIALLIGFAWMLYKKIITWHIPVSIVATIFLFTGILWLINPDSSASPVFHILTGGVLLGAIFMATDYVTSPMNPKAMVIYGCGIGVITVIIRVYGAYPEGVSFAILIMNAFVPLMNTYIKPKRFGEEVKNG; encoded by the coding sequence ATGAGCAATATTCTGAATATATCTCCATCACCTCACGTGCATGGCAGTGAAACAACCAGGAAGCTGATGTTCGGCGTAATTATTGCGCTTATACCTTCCCTTATTACATCGATAATATATTTCGGCACAGGAGCGATAATAGTTACATCAACGGCAATAATTTCCTGCATGCTGTTTGAATACCTGATACAGAGGTTTGTACTGAAAAAGAGTATTTCAATCACCGACGGATCTGCTGCCCTAACAGGACTGCTGCTTGCATTTAACCTCCCTTCGAATATTCCGGTCTTTATGGTTGTTCTCGGAAGTCTGATAGCAATAGGAGTTGCCAAGATGACTTTCGGAGGACTAGGAAATAATCCATTTAATCCTGCTCTTGTAGGACGTGTTTTCATGCTGATATCCTTTCCTGTACAGATGACCAGTTGGCCTGTGCCATCAGGTTTTAATACAGGCTATCTCGATGCTGTTACAGGTGCCACACCGCTCGCATTAATTAAGGAAGGTGTTAAAAACGGAGAACCACTTTCAGAACTGATGAAAAAGGTACCTGATACAATAGATCTTTTAATCGGTAAAATGGGCGGATCAATGGGTGAAGTTGCAGCGATTGCGCTTCTGATTGGTTTTGCCTGGATGCTTTATAAAAAGATCATTACCTGGCATATACCGGTATCAATTGTTGCGACAATATTTCTGTTCACAGGAATTCTCTGGTTAATAAATCCTGATTCATCTGCAAGTCCGGTGTTTCACATTTTAACCGGAGGAGTACTGCTTGGTGCGATTTTCATGGCAACTGATTATGTAACATCCCCTATGAATCCGAAGGCGATGGTGATATATGGCTGCGGCATCGGAGTTATTACAGTAATAATCAGAGTATACGGGGCATACCCCGAGGGTGTCTCTTTCGCAATACTTATAATGAATGCATTTGTACCGCTTATGAATACTTATATTAAACCAAAACGATTTGGTGAGGAGGTGAAAAATGGCTAA